The DNA segment TATTTTGATGATAATGTTTTGATGTGTGGCTTAACATATAATGCACATCCAATAGGTTGTGCTGCAGGATGTGCAACTATAGATGTATATGAAAAAGAAGGATTAATAGAAAATTCAAAGAAGATGGGGAAAGTTTTAGGTGCCGGATTGGAAAAGTTAAAAGAAAAACACGCATGCGTTGGTGATGTGAGATATATAGGACTTTTTTCAGCGGTAGAACTTGTTAAACATAAAGGTACAAAGGAACCTTTAGTTCCATATGGAAAAGACCCTGAAAAAATAATGCCAAGAATTATAGATAGCTTAAGAGAGAGAGGTTTTTCTACTTACTCTCATGAAAACTGCATATTAGTGGCACCGCCTTTGATTATAAAGGAAGAGGAATTAAAGGAAGCATTATCAATTCTTGATGAGGTTTTAGATTTTGTAGATGAGTATATTGAAAAAGCATGAGGCGTTAAATTATCTATTACAACAATTAATATTGAAAAAAGGAGATGTTAATTATGAAAGAGGAGATGTATGAACTTAGAACAGAAGATTTATCAAACAGCAAGCTTTACAATGAAGACCTTGCGCCTACAACAATAAAACAAAGGACATGGGATACTTATCACTTTTTATCTTTATGGGTGGGAATGTCATTTTCCATACCTACATTTATGCTGGCCAGTGGGCTGATTTCAATAGGTATGAATTGGGGATCTGCAGGCAAGAGCAGAATTCTGCAATAGAATGAAAGTACTAGGTGCAGACATTGTGACAGATGATATGGCAAATATCTATGCGACCTTTAAAGGATCAGAAGATCTTCCGCGTATTGCAGTTGGATCACATTGCGATTCGGTAGTACAAGGTGGAAACTATGATGGTATTTTAGGTGTAATAAGTGCGATGGAAGTAGCTGAAACGATTGTTACAAAGAAGATTCCACATCGTCATCCAATTACGGTTATGATTTGGACCAATGAAGAAGGGGCTCGTTTTGACCCTGCCATGATGTCATCAGGTGTTATTACTGGTAAATTTGATAAAAACAAGATGCTGGCCTCAAAGGATAAGGATGGAATAACGTTTGGTGAAGCTTTGGATGCAAGCGGATACAAGGGTGATGAGAAAAATAGAATGAATCCCAAGGAATATATGGCTTTTGTGGAACTGCACATTGAGCAAGGTCCAGTGCTTGAAGCTGCAAAAATGGATATCGGAGTTGTTGAAGGTGTCGTTGGAATGGTCAATTATGAGTTTGAATTTATCGGCCAGGCTGGTCATGCAGGAACTGTTCCGCAGAGAATGAGAAAAGATGCTCTCTATGCAGCTTCTGAGGCTATTCAGTATCTTCACAGAGAGCTTGATAAGCTTGACAGTAAGTTGGTTTATACCACGGGTAGAATTATTTGCTCGCCAAATGTACATACAATTATACCGGATGATGTTAAGTTTACTTTGGATGCAAGACATCAAGATCCGAAAATTGTACAGCAGGTTGTTGATGTTATTGAAAACATTCCTAAAGAACTTGCAAAGTGCAAGGTTAGCTATCGGAAATTGTGGTCACGTAAGACTGTTGCCTTCAATGAAGATTTGGTCGATTTAGTAGAGAAGAATGCAAAAGAATATGGCTATTCCTGCATGAGAATGTATAGTGGTCCTGGGCATGATGCTCAGTTTGTTGCTGATATCCTGCCTACCACTATGATATTTGTTCCAAGTATTGGCGGACACAGTCATTGCGAAATAGAAAAAACATCTCTCGACAATTGCTGGAAGGGTGCCAATGTATTACTAAAAACGATATTAGATATTGATAAGAAATAGAAAGTAATATGTCGAGTTTTGCAAACGCCATATATCAGTAATATTGCCATAATAAGGAATGTAAAGTAAAGAACAATTGTACATCATAATTCCTTCAATTTTTTGCTTTTAGAAAAATTATCGAAAAACATCTAATATTGCAAAACAAATGTATATGATAAAAATTAGGCATGATAATATCGTGCCTTTTTCTATTATATAAAAATAAAAAAGCAATTAATCTGATATTATTAAAGTATTAAACCTTTATTTTGGGAGTATTGATGATATATAGACTTTATGCTACTATTGTAGTAGTCTTTTTTGTATAATAACCTGACTTTTGCAGCAAAAAGGAATAAAAAAAGCCCCTGAAACCTTTAAAATGAAGGCTTTCGGGCTTTTTGCTTTTGTCAATAAGTTGTAGTGGAAATGTCATTTTTTTACTTCTCCTAAAATTTTTTTAATTTCTCCTAACCTCATATATTTATGCCCAAATTCGATACCTAGTTCTTTGCCTATATCTTCAAGAACATCATTATTAAAATCAAAAAGATAATAATTCTCCTGTATATAGCTGCAGGATGCTTTGGCTAGGCTTTCAAGTATAGCTGAAACAGAATATTTGCCTTTTAGTCTGTATTCAAGTATCCTTACAATTACAAGTGATATAAAGCATATCAGAAAATGAGCATCAATATGCTCTCTCAGTGATAAATACACTGGTCTGCTTTCAATATCGCTTTTAGTTATCTTGAAAGCCTCTTCTATTTTCCATAAACCACGATACATTTCAATAATTTTATCATCAGATTCTTTGTATTCGCTAGTAACTATTGCATAATATCCATCAAATCTTTCTTCTTCTTTTAATTTTTCCTCATCAAATACTAGGTGTTGACGAGCACTTTCCAATATTTCGCCAGTTTCATCATCAAAAATAAGATTTTTTACATATTTGGAAGCACCGTAAGATGTAGCTTTATTATATTTCGCTGGATTTTTAATTAAATCTTTGGCTTTTTCTATTGCAGCGGCTCGTTCATATTTTGCTTTCAAAGCATATTCCTCACTATAGAAAACAACCTGCTTCTCATCAACTATCTTTTTCATCTTTCTTCCTTTAGTGGTAGTTACTAATATTTCTCTTGGATAAAGTCTGGATTTTATCTTGAAGTTATCTCCTCTGTATTTATATCCATTTTCGTCAAGAACATATTTCTTAAATTCCTTATCCGCACAACGAACAGAATAGCTGAATACATATCCATTACCAGCAGATAAAGTATACCAGATGTTATCACCAGTAATGATACTCTTATCAGCAACAACAATAATTCTTCCCAAAGAATAATCATGTTGTATTTTTCTTAACATAGGCATAAGTGTAGTTTTGTCTAGAGCATTACCAGGAAAAAGCTTATAGGTAATAGGTATACCATTGGTGTCCATAAATAATCCCATCTGTACAATCGGATCTGGTCTGTGCTCTTTAGAAACGCCTTTTCTCCGTAATTCATCTTGTTCATCAATTTCAAAATAATAGTTGGTAACATCATAATAAACTAAGCTAGTATTTCGATCATACAAAGACTTAACATGCTCATGAATCCAAAGTTGCAAAGCATCACTATGCTTGTTGAAAAAAGAGAGACATCTATAGACATCATCCAAAGAAAAATCAAACTTCTCAAAGAATATATCTTTATTCTCATAAGTCTTTTTCTTTGAGGCAGGATACAATAAACGTGAAAATACGAGAAGTTTCATAATAGCATTAGCATCATATTCTTCTTTTGAATGACGTTGTCTGTTTCTTAAAAATTTATCTAATTCAAGCTCATGATAAACTTTACTAAACGCAGCATAGCCAAAGTTTTTACGGTTATCTGTATTAACCGAAAGTTTTTCATCAGGAGAAAAACTAAGAGTAATCGGAACCTTTTTCATAGCTTTTTGTTCGTTTAATTCTTTAACCTTTTGTTCGAAAAAAGCAATAGGATCGTCATATTGTTTTTGAAGTTCATCAAGGTAACCAAGAGATTTAATAGTAACAGTCCTTGTATGCCCTCTCTGTTTATCACGATAGCCATCTGCAATAGAGAGATAAATTCTTCCGGAACTGCGTTTACTTTTCTTTAAATACACCTTAAACTCCCCCAATAAAATTCAATATGGTTATATTATACCATAATCCATAATAATCCGCAACCAAAATATGACAAAATTTTAAAATAAATTTACCCGAAATCATCAGTAAAATAAATGGTTTCGGATTATGCTATCTTAAAATTTGCTGCAAAACTAGGGTGCTAATTAAAAATTTCTTGTAAAACTAGGGCAAAAATTTTATATTGACATATTTGAAAAATATAGTATAATATAACTAAAATAAATATTGTTACTTTAAATTGACAGAGCAAAGGCGCTCTAATTCATAGGTGATTCCTGTGTATTAGAGCGTTTTCTTTTGTTATTATTAAAAGGAGGAAACTATATGAAAAAAAGAATACTAATTCCAGCTATTATTGCACTATCAATGTTGATACCAAATATAGCTTTTGCCGCAGCAGGAAAGATTGATACAGGAGATACCGCATTCATATTATTTTCGGCTGCTTTAGTCATGATCATGACGCCAGGATTAGCATTTTTCTATGGCGGTATGGTTAATGGGAAAAATGTCATAAGCATAATGATGCAAAGTTTTACTATTATTGCACTTATTTCTGTACAATGGGTATTATTTGGATTTTCATTATCTTTTAGTGGTGATATAAATCACTTGATAGGCAATTTACATTGGGCTGGACTTAATAACATCGGTCTTGGACCCGACAGTACTTATTCATCTACGATACCACTTCTAGCGTTTATGGTATATCAATTGATGTTTGCTATAATAACACCTGCTTTAATAACTGGTGCATTTGCAGAAAGGATGAAATTTTCAGCATTTATAATATTTACATTGCTTTGGACGACTTTAGTATATGATCCGCTTGCACATTGGGTGTGGGGAAACGGCGGATGGCTTAGAGACTTAGGTGCATTGGATTTTGCAGGTGGCACCGTCGTTCACATAAGCTCTGGCGTATCAGGTCTTGTAGCAGCCTTAATTCTTGGTAAGAGAAAGAATGCAAAGATGGTACCGCATCACATGCCGATGGTTTTGATGGGAGCAGCATTCTTGTGGTTTGGTTGGTTTGGATTTAATGCAGGGAGTGCTTTATCTGTAAATGGCATAGCGGTTAATGCATTTGTTGTGACAAATACTGCTGCTGCTGCTGCATCCATAGGATGGGTATTAACTGAATGGAAAGTAAGCGGCAAACCGACACTACTAGGTGCTGTAAGCGGCGCTGTAGCAGGACTTGTTGCAATTACACCAGCGTCAGGTTATGTTACAGCCGTTTCAGCAATTGCAATAGGTGTTGTATCAGGTATAATATGCTTTATATCTGTCAATTACATTAAACATAAGATTGGATATGATGATTCGCTTGACGCATTTGGAATACACGGTGTTGGAGGTACATGGGGTGCATTGGCAACAGGTCTATTTGCTACGAAAGCTATAAATCCTGCAGGTGCAAATGGCTTATTTTACGGCAATCCGAATCAATTGCTTATTCAGCTTACAGGAGTTGTTGCGACTTACATCTTTGCAGGACTTATGTCATTCATAATACTGAAATTTATAAGCTTATTTATGGAGCTTAGAGTTACTAAAGAAGAAGAGGAATTAGGTCTTGACATAGTTGAACACGGTGAAGAAGCGTATAACATAGGCTTTAAAGCTATTGACTTTAATCAATAAGTTAAGAGCTTTAAAATAAATAATAAATGCTGCCAAATAAATATAATTTATTTAAAAATGAATAATTTATTTGGCAAATTTAAGAAGCAAAGGTGCTTAATCTGTTAAGATATAAGCACCTTTATTTTTAGAAGGAGGTGATGATATAGGTGAAAAAAATGTCTATCATCATTTTATACACACTAAATACAATAATTTTAATTTTAAGTTTGGCGTTTATATTGTACAGTATTTCAATGCATAATACAATATTAATTTTTTCAAATCACGTGCCAGCATTCATAATGGGATTGCCCATCGTCTACCTTGTATTAATTTATTTTGTGAGAATTCGCAATCTTTCAAAAAGTATAAAAGACAAAAAGTTTTCAATCAGGAATTTTAAAAGAATATAAAAATTAAAAATCTGGAGGTGCTTTTTATGAAAAGGAAAATTGTAATAGGTATTGTAGTTGCATTACTTTTGGCAATGACAGTAGGGGTGGTATATGCTGCTGGTGGCGATCCAACGGGAGCGAATCTTGGCACTGCAAAGGACATTACAAGCGCAGTTGCAGGTAAGCCTACACTAGAAGAAGTAGCTACACAGGTTGCAAAGAATAAGCTTGGGATTAACTTTGTATGGGTAATGTTGACTGCATTTTTGATATTCTTCTTTCAAGCTGGATTTGCACTTGTTGAAACAGGCTTTACACAGGCTAAAAATGCAATGCACACTATGGCTATGAATCTTATGGTATTTTTAGTAGGTACTGTTGGATTTTTCCTAACAGGTTTTGCATTTATGATGGGAGGTTCAGGAGCCTTTTCAAGCCTTGGCGGTACAGCGCCTTTGAACCACGCACTAAGCATAGGAGGATGGAATTTACTAGGACTTAACGGATTCTTCTTATCAAGTGGCGGAACGTATGACGTAGGTGTGTATGCTTTGTTCTTCTTTGAGATGGTATTTATGGATACAACGGTAACCATTCCTACAGGAGCGATGGCGGAAAGAGTTAAATTTTTAGCGGTTGTTATCGGGTCGTTTTTCGTTTCAATGGTGTATTATCCAATCTATGGTGGTTGGGTCTGGGGAGGAGGATGGCTTTCACAGCTTGGAGCCAAACTTGGACTCGGGAATGGAGTAATTGATTTTGCAGGTTCTGGTGTCGTTCATGCAATGGGGGGCATGATGGCACTTGCAGGAGCGATGGTCATAGGACCGAGGATAGGAAAATTCAAGAAAGATGGTACACCTGTGGCAATACCGGGCCATGACATTCCAATGGCTATTCTTGGTACGATCATACTTTTCTTTGGATGGTTTGCATTTAATGCAGGTTCTACACT comes from the Thermoanaerobacterium aotearoense genome and includes:
- a CDS encoding IS1634 family transposase, translated to MYLKKSKRSSGRIYLSIADGYRDKQRGHTRTVTIKSLGYLDELQKQYDDPIAFFEQKVKELNEQKAMKKVPITLSFSPDEKLSVNTDNRKNFGYAAFSKVYHELELDKFLRNRQRHSKEEYDANAIMKLLVFSRLLYPASKKKTYENKDIFFEKFDFSLDDVYRCLSFFNKHSDALQLWIHEHVKSLYDRNTSLVYYDVTNYYFEIDEQDELRRKGVSKEHRPDPIVQMGLFMDTNGIPITYKLFPGNALDKTTLMPMLRKIQHDYSLGRIIVVADKSIITGDNIWYTLSAGNGYVFSYSVRCADKEFKKYVLDENGYKYRGDNFKIKSRLYPREILVTTTKGRKMKKIVDEKQVVFYSEEYALKAKYERAAAIEKAKDLIKNPAKYNKATSYGASKYVKNLIFDDETGEILESARQHLVFDEEKLKEEERFDGYYAIVTSEYKESDDKIIEMYRGLWKIEEAFKITKSDIESRPVYLSLREHIDAHFLICFISLVIVRILEYRLKGKYSVSAILESLAKASCSYIQENYYLFDFNNDVLEDIGKELGIEFGHKYMRLGEIKKILGEVKK
- a CDS encoding Zn-dependent hydrolase; this encodes MTDDMANIYATFKGSEDLPRIAVGSHCDSVVQGGNYDGILGVISAMEVAETIVTKKIPHRHPITVMIWTNEEGARFDPAMMSSGVITGKFDKNKMLASKDKDGITFGEALDASGYKGDEKNRMNPKEYMAFVELHIEQGPVLEAAKMDIGVVEGVVGMVNYEFEFIGQAGHAGTVPQRMRKDALYAASEAIQYLHRELDKLDSKLVYTTGRIICSPNVHTIIPDDVKFTLDARHQDPKIVQQVVDVIENIPKELAKCKVSYRKLWSRKTVAFNEDLVDLVEKNAKEYGYSCMRMYSGPGHDAQFVADILPTTMIFVPSIGGHSHCEIEKTSLDNCWKGANVLLKTILDIDKK
- a CDS encoding ammonium transporter codes for the protein MKKRILIPAIIALSMLIPNIAFAAAGKIDTGDTAFILFSAALVMIMTPGLAFFYGGMVNGKNVISIMMQSFTIIALISVQWVLFGFSLSFSGDINHLIGNLHWAGLNNIGLGPDSTYSSTIPLLAFMVYQLMFAIITPALITGAFAERMKFSAFIIFTLLWTTLVYDPLAHWVWGNGGWLRDLGALDFAGGTVVHISSGVSGLVAALILGKRKNAKMVPHHMPMVLMGAAFLWFGWFGFNAGSALSVNGIAVNAFVVTNTAAAAASIGWVLTEWKVSGKPTLLGAVSGAVAGLVAITPASGYVTAVSAIAIGVVSGIICFISVNYIKHKIGYDDSLDAFGIHGVGGTWGALATGLFATKAINPAGANGLFYGNPNQLLIQLTGVVATYIFAGLMSFIILKFISLFMELRVTKEEEELGLDIVEHGEEAYNIGFKAIDFNQ
- a CDS encoding ammonium transporter translates to MKRKIVIGIVVALLLAMTVGVVYAAGGDPTGANLGTAKDITSAVAGKPTLEEVATQVAKNKLGINFVWVMLTAFLIFFFQAGFALVETGFTQAKNAMHTMAMNLMVFLVGTVGFFLTGFAFMMGGSGAFSSLGGTAPLNHALSIGGWNLLGLNGFFLSSGGTYDVGVYALFFFEMVFMDTTVTIPTGAMAERVKFLAVVIGSFFVSMVYYPIYGGWVWGGGWLSQLGAKLGLGNGVIDFAGSGVVHAMGGMMALAGAMVIGPRIGKFKKDGTPVAIPGHDIPMAILGTIILFFGWFAFNAGSTLNGTDLRLAVVATNTMIAGAVGGLVAMFYMWIKYGKPDPSMMCNGALAGLVAITAPCAFVNGISAFIIGAVAGILVCVSVAFVENKLKIDDPVGAFSVHGVNGLWGILSVGIFADGTYGAGLNGVQGAVTGILYGSTGQLWAQLIDMVVIVVYGFGLSYLFYKALDAIMGIRVKPEDEIAGLDLPEMGVLAYPDFQLTPVVYSDGVIEKNIKSPQVLDDIVLSKGVK
- a CDS encoding cytosine permease, with translation MKEEMYELRTEDLSNSKLYNEDLAPTTIKQRTWDTYHFLSLWVGMSFSIPTFMLASGLISIGMNWGSAGKSRILQ